Proteins encoded together in one Pseudomonas sp. Seg1 window:
- a CDS encoding flavin reductase family protein, producing MIDAAIYKQVMGSFPSGVTVITTLDDDGQIVGLTASAFSSLSMDPALVLFCPNYSSDSYPVLIKNKRFAIHVLSGGQQSEAYAFARKGKDKAQGIEWTLSELGNPILANAMAIIECELWREYEGGDHAIMVGAVKNLIVPEQIAGPLVYCHGKMGALPVLA from the coding sequence ATGATCGATGCGGCCATCTACAAACAAGTCATGGGTTCGTTCCCGTCCGGCGTCACCGTGATCACCACCCTGGATGACGACGGACAGATCGTCGGCCTGACCGCCAGCGCCTTCAGCTCGCTGTCGATGGACCCGGCCCTGGTGCTGTTCTGCCCCAATTACAGTTCCGACTCCTATCCTGTCCTGATCAAGAACAAGCGTTTTGCGATTCACGTCCTGTCCGGCGGCCAGCAAAGCGAAGCCTACGCCTTCGCCCGTAAAGGCAAGGACAAGGCGCAAGGCATCGAGTGGACGTTGAGCGAGTTGGGCAACCCGATCCTGGCCAATGCAATGGCTATCATCGAGTGTGAGTTGTGGCGCGAATATGAAGGCGGCGACCACGCCATCATGGTCGGCGCGGTGAAGAACCTCATCGTGCCCGAACAGATCGCCGGGCCGCTGGTGTACTGCCACGGCAAGATGGGCGCCCTGCCCGTTCTGGCCTGA